The genome window GTGTCCCTCACCAATAGACTATCCATGATTATATTCGGGCTTCGCGGCCACGCCCTCCAGAAACATGTCATCTTCGCTGCAGTCCCAAGATATCGAAACCCAGGAAGCCGAACCGCGCCTGCTGGACCTGCCTCCCGGCACCCGCGCCGGCCGCCTGGACAAGGTCCTGGCGCAACTGCTGCCCGAGCATTCCCGCAGCCGCCTGCAAGGCTGGATCGAGCGCGGCGGCGTGCTGGTCAACGGCAAGGAAGCGTCGGTGCGGCAGGTCGTCGGGCCGGGTGACCAGCTTACGGTCTGGGAGGAAGCGGCGCCCGAGTCGCTGGCCTTCACGCCGGAAGCCATCGATTTTCCGGTCGTGGCCGATAGCGCCGACTGGATCGTGGTCGACAAGCCGGTCGGCCTGGTCGTGCACCCGGGGGCGGGCAACTGGCACGGAACGCTGCTGAACGGCCTCCTGCACCGCTACCCCGAACTGGCCCAGGTGCCGCGTGCCGGCATCGTACACCGGCTGGACAAGGATACCTCGGGGCTCATGGTGGTGGCGCGCACCATCACGGCGCAGACCTCGCTGGTGCGGCAGTTGCAGGCCCGCACCGTCGGGCGGCGCTATCTGGCGCTGGTGTCGGGCCACGTGCGGCGCGGCGGCACCGTCGACCGGCCCATCGGCCGGGATCCGCGCGTGCCGGTGCGCATGAGCGTGGAGCGGCCCATCGCCGCCAAGCCGGCCATCACCCATTTCGAGCCCCTGCGCCTGGGCCGCTCGCCCGGCGGCATGCCGGTGACCGAGGTCGAGTGCCGCCTGGAAACCGGCCGCACCCACCAGATACGGGTGCACATGGCCAGCATCGGCCATCCGCTGCTGGCCGACACGCTGTACGGCGGCAAGGCGGTGGAGCCCGCCGCGCGGCAGATGCTGCACGCGGCCCGGCTGCAGTTCGACGATCCGGTCCTGGGCCTGTCCCGCGTATTCCGCGCGCCGGTGCCGGACGACATGCAGGCCGTCGTGCGCGTGATCGCCTGGGACGATGACGGACAGGACGCGGACGACTACCTGGACGAGGAGGACGAGGAATGAATGCCGCCGAGCCGTTCGTGCAGGAAGGTCCGGCCTGGCCCGGGCTGCGCATCGTCGCCACCACCCGCGGCGGTGGCGTCAGTACCGGGCCGTACGCTTCGTTCAACCTGGGCGCCCACGTGGGCGACGCACCCGAGGCCGTGGCCGCGAACCGCGCGCGCCTGCGCGCGGTACTGCCGTCCGATCCGCTGTGGCTGGAGCAGGTGCATGGCACGCGGGTGGCCGACGCCGACCGCGAAACGGATCCCGCGCCGGCCGACGCCGCCGTCACGCGCGCGCCAGGCAGGGTGCTGGCCATCATGACGGCCGACTGCCTGCCGGTCGTGATCGCGGCGCCCGGCGCCGGCGTTCTGGCCGTGGCCCATGCCGGCTGGCGCGGGCTGGCGGCCGGTGTGCTCGAGAACGCCGTGGCGGCGATGGCCGTGGCGCCGGGCACGGACCTGCGGGCGTGGATAGGGCCGGCCATCGGCCCGGCGGCATTCGAGGTGGGGGACGAGGTCCGGGCCGCCTTCGCGCGCATGGCCGAACCGCCGGCGCATGCCTTCGTCCCGACGGGCGGGCGCGACGCGGCGGGGGCGCCCAAGTGGCTGGCCGACCTGCCGGCGCTGGCCGAGCAGCGGCTGCGTGCCGCGGGCGTGGCCACGGTCGCGCGCAGCAATCTGTGCACGGTGGCCGGCAACGACCGCTTCTACTCCTACCGGAAGGAAGGCGTCACCGGACGCTTCGCGACGCTGGCCTGGCTCGTCCCCTGACCGCCAGGCGCTCAGGGCGGCGCATGGCCGCCATCTCCATCAGGGTTTCTCTTGATCAGGGTTTTCCGGGGTGTCGCGCGCCGCTTCGCGCGCGCGGCGCAGCCGCTTGCGCATGGGCGCGGTGAAGATGTACAGCAGGATCGCGACCGGCAGCAGGCCGTAGAACAGCAGGGTCGCGATACCCGCCAGAATCGTGGGCTGCGCCAGGGACATCAGCAGTGTCACGTAAAGCCAGCCGATGGCGACGAGGAAGGAAAAATGCATGGGTCGGCGAAGATGAAATATGAGTGAAACGTCGGTCCGATCGGCGCGCCGCGCAGGCATTGGCGCGGGTCTTGCGCGATTTGACAGCCGCAGGCGCGCTATGCACTATGGCATCTAGCGTAATCGAATCAACAAGGTGTTCTAGTGAGTCAGTCCAGGCAGGATTCTACGAACCCCTTGGCGTGGCTGGAAGCATGGCAGCAGATGTTGGATCAGAGGGTCGACATGCCTGGGTCGTCGGCGCCTTCGAGTCGCATGCTGTCGGGCGGGCACGCCATGGCCCCCGAGAAGCTGCTGGAGATCCAGCAGGAGTTCGCGCAGGAATGGGCCGATCTGTGGCGGGCCGCCAGCGCCGGCGAGCTCGAACCGTTGTCCGATCAGCGCTTCGCCGGTGAAGCCTGGGGCGCCAGCCCCGGACATGCCTTCATGGCGCATGCCTACCTGCTGTCCGCGCGCACCATGCTCAAGATGGCCGACAGCATCGAGGCGCCCGAGCACGTCCTGAACCGGCTGCGCTTCGCCACCATGCAATGGGTCGAGGCCATGTCGCCCTCGAACTTCCTGGCGCTCAATCCCGACGCGCAGCGCCGCCTGCTCGAATCCGGCGGCGAAAGCCTGCAGCAGGGCATCGCCAACCTGATGGCCGACCTGCAGAAGGGGCGCATTTCCCATACCGACGAATCCTCGTTCGAGGTCGGGCTCAACCTGGCCACCACCGAAGGTTCGGTGGTGTTCGAGAACCGGCTGTTCCAGCTTATCCAGTACAAGCCGCTCGCGCCGCGCACCTATGCGCGCCCGCTGCTGATCGTGCCGCCCTGCATCAACAAGTTCTACATCCTGGACCTGCAGCCGCACAACTCCTTCGTGCGCTTCGCGCTCGAACAGGGCATGCAGGTGTTCATGGTGTCGTGGCGCAATCCGCTGTCGGCCGATGCCGACGGCGTGCAGCATGCCGACTGGGACGCCTACCTGCAGGAAGGCGTGCTCGAGGCGATCGGCGCGGTCTCGTCCATCTCGCGGCAGCCGCAGATCAATGCGCTGGGATTCTGCGTGGGCGGCACGCTGCTGTCGTCGGCGCTGGCCGTGGCGAAGGCGCGCGGCCAGGACCCGGTGGCCTCGCTCACGCTGCTGACGACGCTGCTGGATTTCGCCGACACCGGCGTGCTCGACGTGTTCATCGACGAAGCCCAGGTGCTGATGCGCGAACAGCAGTTCGCCGCGGGCGGCGTGCTGGCGGCGCGCGAACTGGCCACCACCTTCGCCTTCCTGCGCCCCAACGACCTGGTCTGGAACTACGTCGTCAACAACTACCTGAAGGGACAGGCGCCGTCGGCCTTCGACCTTCTGTACTGGAACGCCGACAGCACCAACCTGCCGGGACCGTTCTACGCCTGGTACCTGCGCAACACCTATCTCGAGAACAACCTGCGGGTGCCCGGCAAGGTGCGCGCCTGCGGGGTGGGACTGGACCTGAGCGCGCTCGACATGCCGGCCTACGTGTACGGCTCGCGCGAGGACCACATCGTGCCCTGGACCTCGGCCTACGCGTCGACCGCGCTGCTGCGCGGGCGGATGCGCTTCGTGCTGGGGGCCTCGGGCCATATCGCGGGCGTCATCAATCCGGCCTCGCGCAACCGGCGCAGCTACTGGGTGCGCGAGGACGGCAAGCTGCCGGCCGACGCCGCCGCGTGGATGGGCGGGGCGCGCGAAGTGCCGGGCAGCTGGTGGAACGACTGGGCAACCTGGATCAAGGAGCACGGAGGGCGCCAGGGCAAGGCGCCGGGCGCGCTG of Pigmentiphaga sp. H8 contains these proteins:
- a CDS encoding RluA family pseudouridine synthase, which gives rise to MSSSLQSQDIETQEAEPRLLDLPPGTRAGRLDKVLAQLLPEHSRSRLQGWIERGGVLVNGKEASVRQVVGPGDQLTVWEEAAPESLAFTPEAIDFPVVADSADWIVVDKPVGLVVHPGAGNWHGTLLNGLLHRYPELAQVPRAGIVHRLDKDTSGLMVVARTITAQTSLVRQLQARTVGRRYLALVSGHVRRGGTVDRPIGRDPRVPVRMSVERPIAAKPAITHFEPLRLGRSPGGMPVTEVECRLETGRTHQIRVHMASIGHPLLADTLYGGKAVEPAARQMLHAARLQFDDPVLGLSRVFRAPVPDDMQAVVRVIAWDDDGQDADDYLDEEDEE
- the pgeF gene encoding peptidoglycan editing factor PgeF — protein: MNAAEPFVQEGPAWPGLRIVATTRGGGVSTGPYASFNLGAHVGDAPEAVAANRARLRAVLPSDPLWLEQVHGTRVADADRETDPAPADAAVTRAPGRVLAIMTADCLPVVIAAPGAGVLAVAHAGWRGLAAGVLENAVAAMAVAPGTDLRAWIGPAIGPAAFEVGDEVRAAFARMAEPPAHAFVPTGGRDAAGAPKWLADLPALAEQRLRAAGVATVARSNLCTVAGNDRFYSYRKEGVTGRFATLAWLVP
- the phaC gene encoding class I poly(R)-hydroxyalkanoic acid synthase; this translates as MPGSSAPSSRMLSGGHAMAPEKLLEIQQEFAQEWADLWRAASAGELEPLSDQRFAGEAWGASPGHAFMAHAYLLSARTMLKMADSIEAPEHVLNRLRFATMQWVEAMSPSNFLALNPDAQRRLLESGGESLQQGIANLMADLQKGRISHTDESSFEVGLNLATTEGSVVFENRLFQLIQYKPLAPRTYARPLLIVPPCINKFYILDLQPHNSFVRFALEQGMQVFMVSWRNPLSADADGVQHADWDAYLQEGVLEAIGAVSSISRQPQINALGFCVGGTLLSSALAVAKARGQDPVASLTLLTTLLDFADTGVLDVFIDEAQVLMREQQFAAGGVLAARELATTFAFLRPNDLVWNYVVNNYLKGQAPSAFDLLYWNADSTNLPGPFYAWYLRNTYLENNLRVPGKVRACGVGLDLSALDMPAYVYGSREDHIVPWTSAYASTALLRGRMRFVLGASGHIAGVINPASRNRRSYWVREDGKLPADAAAWMGGAREVPGSWWNDWATWIKEHGGRQGKAPGALGGADHPVIEPAPGKYVRTRAV